From the genome of Streptomyces sp. NBC_00659, one region includes:
- a CDS encoding SCO6745 family protein yields the protein MSGNVSGTSGAVGTGVAGEGGVPADGAGVDLGQVRRLWHLLEPLHAVLYYAPEAFEEAAALGYGTEERWPSYFPYRAAPLGAVGGRRVASAFYSFSPRMVDEHIGSAWRTASPEQVLAARERAVDRAYRAILGGRVDSPELAEAAALARRAADAADAAGRQLAAANAELPWPKAPHLQLWHAATILREHRGDGHLAALLVGGLDPVESLVSFAAIGAASVERFESRGWSPREWAAARGRLAARGLVDEDGIATEAGRELRRRVEDHTDRLAAAPWRSLGPDAVSRLADLLGEFWVAVLGSGLLPSETTLGIGKV from the coding sequence ATGTCCGGGAACGTGAGCGGGACGAGTGGGGCCGTCGGGACGGGCGTCGCGGGCGAAGGTGGCGTGCCGGCGGACGGCGCGGGTGTCGACCTCGGGCAGGTGCGCCGGCTCTGGCATCTGCTGGAGCCCCTGCATGCCGTGCTGTACTACGCGCCGGAGGCCTTCGAGGAGGCGGCGGCGCTCGGATACGGGACCGAGGAGCGCTGGCCCAGCTACTTCCCCTATCGCGCGGCGCCGTTGGGGGCCGTCGGCGGACGGCGGGTGGCCTCCGCCTTCTACAGCTTCAGCCCGCGCATGGTGGACGAACACATCGGCTCCGCCTGGCGGACGGCGAGTCCGGAGCAGGTGCTCGCCGCGCGGGAGCGGGCCGTCGACCGGGCCTACCGCGCGATACTCGGCGGCCGTGTCGACAGTCCCGAGCTGGCCGAGGCCGCCGCCCTGGCCCGCCGGGCCGCCGACGCCGCCGACGCCGCGGGCCGTCAGCTCGCCGCGGCCAACGCCGAGTTGCCCTGGCCGAAGGCCCCGCATCTCCAGCTGTGGCACGCGGCGACGATCCTGCGCGAGCACCGCGGAGACGGTCACCTCGCCGCCCTGCTGGTCGGGGGCCTGGACCCCGTCGAATCGCTGGTGTCCTTCGCGGCGATAGGCGCGGCCTCCGTGGAGCGTTTCGAGAGTCGTGGCTGGAGCCCGCGGGAGTGGGCCGCGGCCAGGGGCCGCCTGGCCGCCCGGGGGTTGGTCGACGAGGACGGCATCGCCACGGAGGCCGGACGTGAGCTGCGCCGCCGGGTCGAGGACCACACCGACCGCCTCGCCGCCGCCCCCTGGCGGTCGCTCGGCCCGGACGCCGTCAGCCGCCTCGCCGATCTGCTCGGCGAGTTCTGGGTAGCGGTGCTGGGCTCGGGACTGCTGCCGTCGGAGACGACGCTGGGGATCGGAAAGGTCTGA
- a CDS encoding HNH endonuclease family protein, with amino-acid sequence MLRLRGGAAAALVVLVIGAGVSGCKKDSLGSAEPQETVGGAGGAALTAVDSLAVKGRAPKTGYSRERFGTAWADTDGNSCDTRDDILKRDLKDVKFSDGTCRVSRGVLEPDPYGGKDVTFVRGRSLVDIDHLVALSDAWQKGAKYWDASKRIALANDPLNLRAVGASANRSKGDGDTATWLPPSKAYRCTYVAAQVAVKKKYGLWVTGAEKAAMKKVLGGCPGQKLPSGGNPTEAPKRFHAK; translated from the coding sequence GTGCTGCGTCTGAGGGGTGGGGCGGCTGCCGCATTGGTGGTGCTCGTCATCGGTGCCGGAGTCAGCGGCTGCAAGAAGGATTCCCTGGGTTCGGCGGAGCCGCAGGAGACGGTGGGCGGCGCCGGTGGTGCCGCGCTCACCGCAGTGGACTCGCTGGCGGTCAAGGGGCGCGCGCCCAAGACCGGGTACAGCAGGGAGCGGTTCGGCACGGCCTGGGCCGACACCGACGGGAATTCGTGCGACACCCGTGACGACATCCTCAAGCGGGATCTGAAGGACGTGAAGTTCAGCGACGGCACGTGCAGGGTGTCCCGTGGGGTCCTCGAACCCGATCCGTACGGCGGCAAGGACGTCACCTTCGTCCGCGGCCGCAGCCTGGTCGACATCGACCACCTCGTCGCGCTCTCGGACGCCTGGCAGAAGGGTGCCAAGTACTGGGACGCGAGCAAGCGGATAGCGCTGGCCAACGACCCGCTCAACCTCCGTGCCGTCGGCGCGAGCGCCAACCGCAGCAAGGGCGACGGCGACACCGCGACCTGGCTCCCGCCGAGCAAGGCGTACCGCTGCACGTATGTCGCCGCGCAGGTGGCGGTCAAGAAGAAGTACGGGCTCTGGGTCACCGGCGCCGAGAAGGCGGCCATGAAGAAGGTGCTGGGCGGCTGCCCCGGCCAGAAGCTCCCCTCGGGCGGCAACCCGACCGAGGCGCCGAAGAGGTTCCACGCGAAATGA
- a CDS encoding antitoxin: protein MGIFDKFKSNRAAQDKASDMSDAAEKQVNKKTGDKYTDKVDDAQQKAEGAMGMDRDRPPQS from the coding sequence ATGGGCATCTTCGACAAGTTCAAGAGCAACCGGGCGGCACAGGACAAAGCATCGGACATGTCCGACGCCGCCGAGAAGCAGGTCAACAAGAAGACCGGCGACAAATACACGGACAAGGTCGACGACGCGCAGCAGAAGGCCGAAGGCGCGATGGGCATGGACCGCGACCGGCCCCCACAGTCATAG
- a CDS encoding TetR/AcrR family transcriptional regulator gives MHPAKTSGSAPETSGSARPYHHGDLRRAILGAALDVIAAEGPSAVSLRDLARRAGVSHAAPAHHFKDRVGLLTAIAAEGFGLLATALDDAGDLRDAGVRYVRFAREHPAHFQVMFAPELLRENDLELTTARTLAGGRLRAAVSALPSEGRGPDTRLAGIAAWSLAHGFATLLISHNLDGQVGGQDAEEVFHALTGMLFRPERP, from the coding sequence ATGCATCCCGCGAAGACCAGCGGTTCAGCGCCGGAGACCAGCGGCTCAGCGCGCCCCTATCACCACGGGGACCTGCGCCGCGCCATCCTCGGCGCCGCTCTCGACGTCATCGCCGCCGAGGGACCCTCCGCGGTGAGCCTGCGCGACCTGGCCCGCCGCGCGGGCGTCTCGCACGCCGCCCCGGCGCACCATTTCAAGGACCGCGTCGGCCTGCTCACAGCCATCGCCGCGGAGGGCTTCGGGCTCCTGGCGACCGCGCTCGACGACGCCGGGGACCTGCGCGACGCGGGCGTGCGTTACGTACGCTTCGCGCGGGAGCATCCCGCCCACTTCCAGGTCATGTTCGCCCCGGAGCTGCTCCGGGAGAACGACCTGGAGCTCACGACGGCCCGGACACTGGCCGGCGGGCGGCTGCGGGCCGCCGTGTCCGCGCTCCCCTCGGAGGGCCGCGGCCCCGACACCCGCCTCGCCGGCATCGCGGCCTGGTCCCTGGCCCACGGCTTCGCCACCCTCCTGATCAGCCACAACCTGGACGGCCAGGTGGGCGGGCAGGACGCCGAAGAGGTCTTCCACGCGCTGACGGGCATGCTGTTCCGCCCCGAGCGGCCCTGA